In Ornithodoros turicata isolate Travis chromosome 1, ASM3712646v1, whole genome shotgun sequence, the DNA window CCGCCCTTGAGGCGGCGCTTTCACTAGAGCTTTGAGTCCCAAGAGGGCAGCTACCAGTTCTAACTCGTTTATGTGGAGGCGAGCCTGGTCGCTGGTCCATTGTTGACCCACTACAGAACCCTCTGAGCTCGCCCCTCAGGGAGCTGTCTGATTGAATTATCTGTACTACAGATTTTTCGTGCAATGGTCGAGTGGGGCACGACAAGAGTTTCTTGCTCCACCACTGCAGGTCCTTGGTGGCCTCCACGGTGAGCGTAATTGTGCTCTCGTACGAACCCTGCTTCAAGGTCTGATGAAGCAGAGATTGGAGCGACCGGAGATGGAGAGGGGTTTCCAGGATTGCTAGGCCAATGACCTTTGCTAAATGTGTCGCCCGCCTTGGGCCCTGAAGAAGGGCTTCGAGCTCCTGGGTGATGGTCTGACCCAGGGGTAGGCCAAGTGTGGGTTCTGGGGAGGTTGAAACTTCGAACCCCAGAAAGAGTAGTTTCCGAGTTGGTACGAGGTGGGATTTGGATTGGTTCACGATGAAACCCAGGGCAGAGCACTTAGGGAAATCTACTACGAAGCTCGTGGTGGCAAGTAGATGACAAGGAGACTGATCCATGATCAAAATGTCGTCCAGGTAAATCACTAGCCCAACTCCGCGCGACCTCAGGTAAGCCAGGACTGGTTTCATCTGTTTGGTAAACACCCGTGGTGCAGACGTCAAGCCGAAAGGGAGCACATTCCATTGGTAGCAGGTCCCGTGATAGAGGAAGCAAAGCCATGGACGATCGGAACTGCTGATCGGAATGGACAGGTAAGCGTCCTTGAGGTCTATTCGAACAAGAAAATCTCCCTGAATGAGCAGTCCCCTTACAGTGTCCCAGCCCTCCATTTTGAAATGTTCGTGAGCAATGAAACGGTTTAGCTCTTTCAGGTTCAAGATGGGTCTTAACTGCAAATCTTTCTTGTGGACCAGAAAGAATGGGGACAGAAAACGTGCATCCTTCAAGGGGATGGCAGATATTGCTCTTTTCTGTTGTAGTTCCTGGATCACTCCCCCAGTGGCAACAGAAGGACACGGAACCTGAGTGTTGCTGTGGAGGGGCTGATACGGCGGCCTCTGTGAGAACTCCAGATGGTACCCCCTTATTGTCTTGAGGACCCACGCGTCGCGAGATAGCTGAGCCCAAGCCGGAACACAATGACTGGTCCTGCCTGCCGTCAAGGGTGACTGAATTACAGGACTTACCTCTTGGGCCTGGTGGTGCCCTTCCCTGGAAGCCCCCCGGGAAGGGCCTCCCTGGGAAGGGTATGGGCTGGCGCCGAAAGGTACTGGGGCCGCCGCCTGCTGTTCTGGGACGTTTGGCTGCCGGTTCCTGCATCGGCTGGCGCGTGGGTTCCTGGCGGGCCTCTTTCAACACCCGGAACGTTTCATTCCGGGTGCGAAGTTTATCTAGGAAGCGCTGCCCAAACAGCTGCGACGTCCCCTCGTCCTCGGGTTGGGGGTCCTTAGACCCGAGGGAACGCAGGTCCGGAGCAATGCGCCCCAGGATGTTGTCCCGCCGTTCATTGCCTAGGCAGGTGAAGAGGCGGCCGAGGTGGGAGATGGTCGCCGCCAGGTGGTCAGCAATGACCCGTCTCTCCACTTGGCCGCTGGGGACATCATCCTGCGCCGTGGGTTCCCGGTCCGCACAACGCTCGAGGAGGGCCACAAGCGGACTGATCGATGAGATCACCGAGGCCTGTGCGTCTCGGAGGGCCTGGTCCCTCTGAGTGGCGCTGCTGTGGTCGGTGTCACCGTCCGGTGACAGGAGGGCCTTCCTGTCCCTTGGTGCCCCCCGCACCAGAGACTTCATTTCAGCATTTAATTCTGGTACCACCAGAAAAGGAAGCCTCTGGCGTGGGAAGTCTGAGAGGGCCTTCCGGCACCTCTCCTGTCGCCCCTCAGAGCCCCAATGGGCCCTGACAAATTGTGCGACAGGAGGGGGCACCTCCCGAGGGCCCACACCGGCTAGGCCCGCCAATCAGTCCTCCTGGGGCGCCGTCTCTGAGGGGTCATGTTCTCCAGCCCTACCGAGAATAGGACTGCTGGGGCGAGGGTCGTTATCACCAGAATCATCCTGGATATCGACCTCCTCCATTGCGAGGGGAGGGAGCCGGTCCGCCGGGCCACAGTGGCTGTCAGCGATTCCACCATGGCCCGCAACTCTGACACCTCCTTGTTTGGGGTAGCCATGATCTGTGAGAAGAGGGTATTAAATAAGATTTATTGAGCCCACTATGAAGCCCTCCTGCTTCAGTAGACGACTGCGGACTTGCATGGTTGACCAGCCTATGTGGTGTGCTAACGAGCAGAATGCTTAACTATACTCGAGCAGGCAATCGTAAAAAGCCGTAAGCAGCGCTATTGTGGCCGATTGCACTCTTAAAGGTCGAACAGGTAACGGCAGACTTAcatggccgtccagcctaagtcgGACATAGCAAGACTCGCGGACTCAAACAGGTAGTTGGAGACTTgtatggccgtccagcctaagtcgcaaacagcactagtgtATACTATTGCAAGCCCAGACAGgtaattgcagacttatatggccgtccagcctaagtcgcaagcagcactaggctattgcaagcgcaaaaCGGGAAactgcagacttatatggccgtccagcctaagtcgTAAGCAGCACTAGTGTAGGCTATTGCAAGCGCAGACAGgtaattgcagacttatatggccgtccagcctaagtcgcaaGCAGTTGTAGCGAGCAGCCCAATATGCAACGCCATCAGCGCTCGTTCAAATTGGTCGCGCTAATAAATGCACGGCGCACGGGCCGCTCGGCCAGTTGTTCCCGTGGATTAGCCAGAACATTGTCTCTTTCCTGGAACACGCTACCtacaaactggtgacccgacGTCTCGATGGACGCTCCACGGACTGCGTCATCAGCCCCGACGTCCCCTCCAGTCCACGATGCTGGAGACCATCCGTCGATCGCCGCCGTCGGCGGTGAGATTAAGCTTCCCCCCTTCTGGACCAAGAATCCCCGGGCCTCGTTCTCCCAAGTTGAGGCGCGATTTGCACTTCGGCATATTTCGTCCCAACTTACCAAGTACCTCAACGTTGTGTCCGCGCTGCCCATGGAGATCGCCGACCAGGTTGATTACCTCTTGGCTTCACCACCGCCTGACAACCCCTACGATCGGCTGAAGGAGGCTATTCTTTCCCGCACTGAATGCACCGAGCAATCCCGGCTCCGCCAACTTCTATCCGAGGAAGAACTGGGCGATCGGCGGCCAACCCAATTACTGCACCGAATGAAGCAGCTCCTCGGACACTCGGCTGATACTCAGCCCTCGATCCTGCGGGAGCTCTTCCTCCAGCGGCTCCCACAGCAAGTCCGCTTGGTACTGGCCGGATCTGACGAGGTCTCTCTCGATAACCTTGCCCAGTTGGCGGACCGCATCGACTACTCCGCCCTATCTGCGCCACCTTTCACACGGGCTGAGAACATCGCGGCTGTTTCCCCGTCTGATCCTACGCTCCTTGCCCTACAAGCGCAAGTCAAAGAGCTTACGGACGCTGTTGCCGCTATGCGCGCAGACCTTTCTGGTCGCCCACGGTACCGGCGCTCTCATTCTCGTCGGCGCCGATCCCCTTCCCGCAGCCCGGCCTCCCAGGGGGATCTATGCTATTATCACCAAAAGTTTGGCGACCGTGCCCTCAAGTGCACTCAGCCGTGCTCCTGGACGGGAAACTCGGGGGCCAGTCGATAGCGGCAGCCTACGACTCTGGCCCACCGGCAAGCCGTCTGCTCTTCATCACCGACCGGGTCGCGGGCCATCGGTTCTTGGTGGATACGGGTGCCGAGGTCAGCCTTGTGCCTCCTACACGGGCCGACCGGGTCCACGGCAAGTCCTCCGCCACCCTCCAAGCCTTGAACGCCTCATCGATCTCTACCTTTGGTCTGCGGTCCCTTGCCATGGCATCGGCCTGCGAAGACTCTTTCGGTGGGTCTTCGTAATCGCCGACGTACCCCACCCTATCCTCGGCGCTGACTTCCTCCAGCATTTCGCACTCGACATCAGTCTCTCGCGCAGGAAATTGACAGACACCCTGACCACCCTTTCGGTGTCTGGTTCGCCCGCGCTGCAGACTTCTACGGGCATTCGTACTGTGCTGCCTGCGTCCCGCTACGCCGCTATTCTCGCTGATTTTCCCGCTGTGACAAAGCCGTGCAACCTTGAGGTTACGCCCACGCACTCAGTCATGCACCACATCCAGACCACCGGACCACCCGCAGTATCACGCCCCCGTCGGCTCTTCGGTGAGCGTCTCCAGATTGCTCGCCGTGAGTTTGACCACATGCTGCAGCTGGGGCTCATCCGTCCATCGTCCAGCCAATGGTCATCACCGCTACATATGGTACCGAAGAAGGACCCCGGCGATTGGCGGCCTTGCGGCGACTATAGAGCCCTGAATTCCCGCACAGTACCAGACCAGTATCCCTTGCCGCACATCCACGATTTCACCAGTGGCCTTGCTGGTGCGACCACCTTCAGCAAGATCGATCTGGTCAAGGCCTACCACCAGATCCCGGTGACGCCCGAGGACATTCCGAAGACCGCCATTATCACACCGTTTGGCCTCTTCGAATTCGTCCGAATGCCGTTCGGTCTTCGGAATGCTGCACAGACGTTCCAGCGCTTTATCAACGAGGTCATACGAggtcttcctttcgtgtttggGTATCTGGACGACCTACTCATTGCCAGCAAGTCTCATGAGGAACACGAAGCCCACCAGCGCCAGCTGTTCCAACGCCTGCACGATAACGGCCTTGTCATCAATCCCGTCAAATGCCTTTTCGGCGTTCCGTCGTTGGAATTCCTCGGCCACAGCGTGTCGGCGGACGGCATTTCACCGCTCCCGTCCAAGGTACAAGCCGTTCAAGACTTCCCCGTGCCTTCTTCACTGCGGAAGCTCCGCGAGTTTCTCGGCCTCGTAAACTTCCATCGCCGTTTCATCCCACACTGTGCCGACCTCTTGCGGCCCTTGACCGACCTGCTTCGTACGCACACCAAGGCGAACTCCCCTCTGACTCTCTCCTCAGAAGCTCTCACTGCCTTCCAAACCATCAAGGCGGCCCTTGCTTCAGTCGCCATGCTCGTACACCCGGTGTCTTCGGCCCCTACACGCCTAATGGTGGACGCCTCATTTCATGCCGTTGGCGCCGTTCTCCAGCAGCAGCAGTCCGGCGATGATTGGGCCCCCTTGGCTTTCTTCTCTCAGCGGCTCAAGCCATCCGAAGAGAGGTATAGCACCTTTAGCCGAGAAC includes these proteins:
- the LOC135379183 gene encoding uncharacterized protein LOC135379183: MDAPRTASSAPTSPPVHDAGDHPSIAAVGGEIKLPPFWTKNPRASFSQVEARFALRHISSQLTKYLNVVSALPMEIADQVDYLLASPPPDNPYDRLKEAILSRTECTEQSRLRQLLSEEELGDRRPTQLLHRMKQLLGHSADTQPSILRELFLQRLPQQVRLVLAGSDEVSLDNLAQLADRIDYSALSAPPFTRAENIAAVSPSDPTLLALQAQVKELTDAVAAMRADLSGRPRYRRSHSRRRRSPSRSPASQGDLCYYHQKFGDRALKCTQPCSWTGNSGASR